A stretch of the Pseudobacteriovorax antillogorgiicola genome encodes the following:
- a CDS encoding DUF1844 domain-containing protein codes for MSDQQQQVEFSGLVLGFCSAALSYMGFGDSSAPRNLALAKQNIDILGLLAEKTKGNLSEEEERLLKDALLDLKTKYTDQQKNS; via the coding sequence ATGTCAGATCAGCAGCAACAGGTTGAATTTTCTGGATTGGTTCTTGGCTTTTGCTCAGCGGCGCTCTCGTACATGGGTTTCGGTGACTCTAGTGCACCTCGCAATCTAGCTCTAGCTAAGCAAAATATTGATATCCTAGGTCTTCTAGCCGAAAAAACGAAAGGCAATCTCAGTGAGGAGGAAGAGCGACTTCTGAAGGACGCCTTGCTTGACTTAAAAACGAAGTACACTGATCAACAAAAGAATTCCTAA
- the rplT gene encoding 50S ribosomal protein L20, producing MSRAKRGFKARRRRKKILGLAKGYRGSRKNRFRNSVHVVKRALAFSYRDRRVRKREFRRLWIVRINAAARSEGLRYSEFMNGLKKASVTLDRSVLADLAINDPKAFAQLVVTAKAALA from the coding sequence ATGTCTCGCGCTAAACGGGGTTTTAAAGCCCGACGTAGAAGAAAAAAGATACTTGGCCTAGCAAAGGGCTACCGTGGATCTCGTAAGAATAGATTCCGCAACTCGGTTCACGTTGTAAAACGTGCATTGGCGTTCTCTTACCGTGACCGTCGCGTCAGAAAAAGAGAGTTCCGTCGTTTATGGATCGTACGTATTAACGCGGCTGCAAGGTCCGAGGGGCTTCGCTACTCAGAATTCATGAACGGTCTTAAGAAAGCTTCGGTTACACTAGACCGTAGCGTACTTGCTGATCTTGCTATCAACGACCCAAAAGCATTTGCTCAGTTGGTTGTCACTGCTAAGGCAGCGCTAGCATAA
- the rpmI gene encoding 50S ribosomal protein L35 → MPKVKTKRAAAKRFRILPSGKIRRNHANKQHILTKKKRARLNKLKKSAYVVASDVKLVLRCLPNG, encoded by the coding sequence ATGCCTAAAGTAAAGACGAAACGAGCGGCAGCTAAGCGATTTCGTATTCTTCCTTCCGGTAAAATTCGTCGTAACCACGCGAATAAGCAGCACATTCTTACAAAGAAAAAGCGTGCTCGCTTGAACAAACTTAAGAAGTCAGCCTACGTAGTAGCTTCTGACGTTAAGCTTGTGCTTCGCTGCTTACCAAACGGATAA
- a CDS encoding inositol monophosphatase family protein → MEIEGDLKTLDQIIRAAGDKLMSFYRRDDLRVTQKKDDSLVTEADLASEKVIIDALTEHFPGDKIYSEEAGLSSADRHEGSYIWIVDPLDGTTNFSNHYPFFCVSMGRGVFTKDGKIEIVQGGVYDPVREECFLAERGRGASCNGRDISVRPDRPPEEGFIVTGFSYHKGPELEVDVNRFLRVAEVCQSIRRDGAAALDLAYVAYGIYDGYWEFGLRPWDIAAGSLIVQEAGGYVYDTGRGADSFDPESDGILCGTRSMSEYLRSKM, encoded by the coding sequence ATGGAGATTGAAGGCGATCTCAAGACACTGGACCAGATCATCCGCGCTGCAGGCGACAAGCTGATGTCGTTTTATCGACGGGATGATCTGAGGGTAACTCAGAAGAAGGATGATTCCCTGGTAACTGAGGCGGATCTAGCGAGTGAGAAGGTGATCATTGATGCTCTAACAGAGCACTTCCCCGGTGATAAGATTTACTCCGAAGAGGCAGGGCTATCTTCGGCTGATCGTCACGAGGGAAGCTACATCTGGATTGTGGACCCTTTAGATGGAACTACAAACTTCTCAAATCATTATCCATTTTTCTGTGTTTCCATGGGTCGAGGGGTATTCACGAAAGATGGAAAGATCGAGATCGTCCAAGGTGGGGTCTACGACCCAGTTCGAGAGGAGTGCTTTCTTGCAGAGCGAGGTCGCGGTGCCTCTTGCAATGGGCGAGACATTTCAGTTCGTCCTGACCGCCCACCAGAAGAGGGCTTTATCGTAACAGGCTTTTCCTATCATAAAGGCCCAGAGCTTGAGGTCGATGTGAATCGTTTCTTACGAGTGGCTGAAGTATGCCAAAGTATACGAAGAGATGGCGCTGCAGCTTTGGATCTAGCCTATGTGGCCTACGGAATTTACGATGGATATTGGGAGTTTGGCTTGAGGCCTTGGGATATCGCGGCTGGGTCTCTCATAGTCCAAGAAGCCGGCGGCTATGTTTACGATACCGGTCGGGGGGCAGACTCCTTCGACCCGGAGTCTGACGGGATACTGTGTGGTACTCGGTCCATGTCTGAGTACCTACGTTCAAAGATGTAA
- a CDS encoding Rnase Y domain-containing protein — MDVNISLSTIIAIMAISTVAGYAFFVFMKRSLPKRLTAEQVQQREKVVQKALARKQHIVEESIARQDEKLSIYQEELDAQLEDRAQDLEAQEQEIEQQEDFLSREESRIAKIENQCNSYQQKVEVVKAQLDKVSGDVNNHRRELQGALAKHAECELETVESNLAEEIINSRMLESQKRIKDMSEDLQTNSKKLADRSLARVLSRYEPKFVWPKPVSHVEIANKKSLEALSGDKHRLIEDLQELVDQVEIGMSEEKSQDAPVIKLGGGYGIDKEAARLTLEELIPKGPGAWAKAEKVFSKHKRGLENTALKLGQQAVRELHLEGIAPEIQRMVGALNWRTSYRQNQYFHSLEVAKLAGILASELDVDPQTAKRCGLLHDIGKGIDYRIEGSHAVISGDYADRFGESKLVCDTVMSHHNDLVLETPMSYVLKSADTLSGARPGARVNLEEGYQIRLSAIEDVVRSFPGILKIAIMNGGREVHIDVNHKKVKENELNKYTQDIARKIEAEVAFPGQIKVLVSRRFESVAVA; from the coding sequence ATGGATGTCAATATTTCACTTTCTACCATCATCGCCATCATGGCGATATCAACTGTTGCAGGATATGCTTTTTTTGTTTTTATGAAGCGCTCGCTTCCGAAAAGGCTTACTGCCGAGCAAGTGCAGCAGCGAGAAAAAGTTGTCCAGAAAGCATTGGCCAGGAAGCAGCATATCGTCGAGGAGTCGATCGCCCGCCAGGACGAAAAGCTCAGCATTTACCAAGAGGAGCTCGACGCTCAGCTCGAAGATCGCGCCCAAGACTTGGAGGCCCAGGAACAGGAAATCGAGCAGCAGGAAGACTTCCTATCGAGAGAAGAATCGCGAATTGCTAAAATTGAAAACCAGTGCAATTCCTACCAGCAAAAAGTCGAAGTTGTGAAAGCGCAGCTGGACAAAGTCTCTGGAGATGTCAACAATCACCGACGTGAGCTACAAGGAGCATTGGCTAAGCACGCTGAATGCGAACTTGAAACCGTCGAATCGAACCTTGCTGAAGAGATCATCAACTCGCGAATGCTCGAAAGCCAAAAGCGCATTAAAGACATGAGCGAAGACCTTCAAACCAATAGTAAAAAGTTGGCAGATCGTTCCCTCGCCCGCGTTCTTTCGCGGTATGAACCAAAATTTGTCTGGCCAAAACCAGTGAGCCATGTGGAAATCGCTAACAAAAAATCTCTAGAAGCCTTGTCGGGTGATAAGCACCGATTGATCGAAGATCTGCAAGAATTAGTGGATCAGGTAGAAATTGGTATGAGCGAGGAAAAAAGCCAAGACGCTCCCGTGATTAAGCTAGGGGGCGGCTATGGAATCGATAAAGAGGCTGCTCGCCTAACTTTAGAAGAGCTCATTCCAAAAGGGCCTGGAGCCTGGGCTAAAGCAGAAAAAGTATTCTCGAAGCACAAACGTGGACTAGAGAACACCGCACTTAAGCTTGGCCAGCAGGCAGTTAGGGAGCTTCACCTAGAGGGTATTGCCCCTGAGATCCAACGGATGGTGGGAGCATTAAACTGGCGAACAAGCTATCGTCAAAATCAATATTTTCATTCTTTAGAAGTAGCGAAACTAGCAGGAATTCTCGCCTCCGAGCTAGACGTCGACCCTCAAACCGCAAAACGTTGCGGCCTGCTACACGACATTGGCAAGGGCATTGACTACCGGATCGAGGGAAGTCATGCTGTAATTAGCGGCGACTATGCAGATCGATTTGGAGAATCAAAACTGGTATGTGATACGGTGATGTCTCACCATAACGATCTCGTCCTTGAGACTCCGATGAGCTACGTATTGAAATCCGCCGATACGCTTTCTGGAGCACGCCCAGGGGCTAGGGTCAATTTGGAGGAAGGCTATCAGATCCGTCTTAGCGCGATCGAAGACGTCGTTCGTAGCTTCCCGGGGATTCTAAAAATTGCCATTATGAATGGTGGCCGGGAGGTTCATATCGATGTGAATCACAAAAAGGTTAAAGAGAACGAATTAAATAAGTACACTCAAGATATCGCCCGGAAGATTGAAGCGGAAGTCGCGTTTCCAGGGCAAATCAAAGTTCTGGTATCTCGCCGCTTCGAGTCCGTTGCTGTTGCATAG
- a CDS encoding tetratricopeptide repeat protein, whose amino-acid sequence MPSIRAKLREIQEKVSIYLSVNRFGAAEKLLHESIEELGALSNLHNLLGLTFHRQSKFGLAIQQFQKALELNPKFIEAGLNLTILYCDLGLYQQGEQQYQNLNQTFASGSRQLPSLFLGRLANLHCQTAEYYEKAGLRVEAIKEYEKALSIFPSMPDKIYSLASLEYEVGHLEKAKARLREFSGKFAPNTNVYNLLGLIHYREGDYTNAHNYWTKSQEINTEDRISRSLIRCLREAPPQAPKA is encoded by the coding sequence ATGCCCTCGATCAGAGCCAAGCTCAGAGAGATTCAAGAGAAAGTAAGCATCTATCTGAGTGTCAACCGTTTTGGGGCAGCGGAAAAGCTGCTTCATGAATCCATCGAAGAGCTAGGTGCCTTATCCAACCTCCACAACTTGCTAGGCCTTACATTTCATCGACAATCTAAATTTGGCCTCGCGATTCAGCAATTCCAAAAAGCCTTGGAGCTTAATCCCAAGTTTATCGAGGCGGGCCTTAACCTAACAATCCTTTACTGCGATCTCGGCCTTTATCAGCAAGGAGAGCAGCAATATCAAAATCTGAACCAAACTTTTGCTTCAGGTAGCCGACAGCTTCCAAGTCTTTTTCTGGGTCGCCTTGCCAATCTTCATTGCCAAACCGCAGAGTACTACGAGAAAGCCGGACTTCGCGTTGAAGCGATCAAAGAGTATGAAAAAGCTCTCAGCATCTTTCCGAGCATGCCAGATAAAATCTACTCTTTAGCAAGCCTGGAATACGAGGTTGGTCATCTTGAGAAGGCCAAGGCCCGCCTGAGGGAATTTTCTGGGAAGTTTGCTCCTAATACAAATGTATACAATCTTCTCGGCCTGATCCACTACCGCGAAGGAGATTACACAAATGCTCATAACTATTGGACTAAATCCCAGGAGATCAATACCGAGGATCGGATCTCTCGATCGCTGATTCGCTGCCTTAGAGAAGCCCCCCCACAAGCTCCAAAAGCTTAA
- a CDS encoding tetratricopeptide repeat protein yields MDQLPFKPSEIRVLVGDEHDLMRKSIERVLERIGVVQYVDAHHGRDVRRMIQAEAFDLYILDLYYSDTDGFDILQMIRNKDIQSDTPIIAITGEANRDDIVKAIDLGANDYLLKPFQPEELEKKIITVLTQYHSPGPVVKLIRKAEQLIHSGDYAPALSIIEKILQRKADHPTAEYLKALILYKDSQVDLAIAKLQANIKKYPEYLKNYKTLSDLYIEQGRQEEAVDALTKELEANPKQLLRQIKVANIHLKLGQNMKAIEHLRLALLENNKNPEALYGMGVAYAKENNLEKSIYYFKRLRRQYPDNSKPLEAIVKFCQAIHKEKLAEMVLRDEKKGHPQRVDTYRILAKLYLSEGKEEEGLATLEEAVQKNPSNLSAYQMLAKHFVDQGELDSASGVFDRYIAITKDHEGYLYQTEIYLQAKNYAQAISAIHNGMAASSDHGKLLKLLCICTLKTQQLAKGYFIQKRMFKLGHKDPTIVAKHRELKNLVINRRESRRPKKSAS; encoded by the coding sequence ATGGATCAATTGCCATTCAAACCGAGCGAGATCCGCGTCCTTGTGGGTGACGAACACGACCTTATGCGTAAGTCTATTGAGCGAGTGCTCGAGCGCATTGGGGTCGTGCAATATGTGGACGCTCATCACGGCCGTGATGTCAGACGTATGATCCAGGCGGAAGCATTCGATCTCTATATCTTGGATCTCTATTACAGTGATACTGACGGCTTCGACATCCTTCAGATGATCCGAAATAAAGACATCCAATCCGATACTCCGATTATCGCTATCACTGGCGAAGCCAATCGCGATGATATTGTTAAAGCCATCGACCTAGGGGCTAACGACTATCTATTAAAGCCTTTCCAGCCAGAAGAACTTGAGAAGAAAATTATCACGGTCCTGACCCAATACCACTCACCAGGCCCTGTGGTGAAGCTGATTCGCAAGGCTGAGCAGCTTATCCATTCAGGGGACTATGCTCCAGCACTTAGCATCATCGAGAAGATTTTACAGCGAAAGGCAGATCACCCAACGGCAGAGTATCTGAAGGCTCTGATTTTATACAAAGACTCCCAAGTGGATCTCGCCATTGCCAAACTTCAAGCCAATATCAAGAAATATCCCGAGTATTTGAAAAACTACAAAACTCTATCTGACCTATATATCGAACAGGGTCGCCAAGAAGAAGCTGTAGACGCTCTAACGAAAGAGCTAGAGGCTAACCCTAAGCAGTTACTCAGGCAAATCAAGGTTGCAAACATTCACCTCAAGCTTGGCCAAAACATGAAGGCCATCGAGCATCTACGGCTAGCTCTTTTGGAAAACAATAAAAACCCCGAAGCCCTTTATGGAATGGGTGTCGCATACGCCAAAGAGAATAATTTAGAAAAATCTATCTACTACTTCAAACGCCTCAGGCGCCAGTATCCAGACAACTCTAAGCCACTTGAAGCAATCGTTAAATTTTGCCAGGCTATCCACAAGGAGAAGCTGGCAGAAATGGTCCTTCGCGATGAGAAGAAAGGTCACCCTCAACGAGTTGATACTTACCGAATCTTGGCCAAGCTATACCTAAGCGAGGGTAAAGAAGAGGAAGGCTTGGCCACCTTAGAAGAAGCTGTTCAAAAAAATCCCAGCAATCTAAGTGCCTATCAAATGCTTGCGAAGCACTTCGTAGATCAAGGTGAGCTTGACAGTGCGTCTGGAGTTTTCGATCGCTACATTGCGATTACGAAGGACCATGAGGGCTACCTTTACCAGACCGAAATCTATCTTCAAGCTAAGAACTATGCTCAAGCCATTTCTGCGATTCACAATGGTATGGCTGCATCCTCAGATCATGGCAAGCTATTGAAATTACTTTGTATATGCACCCTAAAAACCCAGCAGTTAGCCAAGGGTTACTTCATTCAAAAACGCATGTTTAAGTTGGGTCATAAAGACCCTACAATTGTCGCAAAGCACCGCGAACTCAAGAACTTGGTGATTAACCGCCGCGAAAGTCGTCGCCCAAAGAAATCAGCCTCCTAG
- the dnaK gene encoding molecular chaperone DnaK, translating to MGKIIGIDLGTTNSVVAVMEQGQPKIIPNSEGKRTTPSVIGFTKSGEILVGDAARRQAVTNPEKTIYSAKRFMGCTFGERKDEAGQMPYKVAEGKGSMVVFDVDGKQYTPQEIGAKVLGKLKQAAEDYLGESVTEAVITVPAYFNDSQRQATKDAGKIAGLDVKRIVNEPTAAALAYGLDKKADEKVVVFDFGGGTFDVSILEVGENVVEVLATGGNNHLGGDNVDEILIDHLVKTFKSETGVDVTGDPMAMQRLKEAAEKAKIELSSAQSTDINLPFLTADQSGPKHLNVALTRSQFEQLISSLIDKTLEPCKQVIKDAGLSTSEIDEVILVGGSTRIPLVQQRVKDFFNKEPNKTVNPDEVVGIGAAVQGGVLAGDVKDVLLLDVTPLTLGIETLGGVMTKLIERNTTIPHKKSQVFSTAADNQTSVEINVLQGEREMATDNRQLARFTLQDIPPAPRGVPQVEVTFDIDANGILSVSAKDLGTGKEQKITVEAATKIDDNEIDRMVKEAESNKEADQVKREAAEAKNGLDSLIFTTEKSLADAGDKVPADLKTEVEAALASAKEKLNSTDVSALKAAKEELESKTHKLAEIMYKQAGAEGQQAPGQGPAGGAQDSGNKSDPNVVDAEFEEGK from the coding sequence ATGGGTAAGATTATTGGTATAGACTTAGGAACGACTAACTCGGTCGTTGCTGTGATGGAGCAAGGGCAACCTAAAATCATTCCAAACTCTGAAGGTAAGCGTACTACGCCAAGTGTGATTGGCTTCACCAAGTCTGGCGAAATTCTGGTCGGTGATGCAGCACGACGTCAGGCAGTAACAAATCCTGAAAAAACGATCTACTCAGCCAAGCGATTTATGGGCTGTACGTTCGGCGAGCGTAAAGACGAAGCTGGCCAGATGCCTTACAAGGTTGCCGAAGGTAAAGGTAGCATGGTCGTCTTCGATGTAGATGGCAAGCAGTACACGCCACAAGAGATCGGTGCGAAGGTTCTTGGTAAGCTTAAGCAAGCTGCAGAAGACTACCTCGGCGAATCGGTCACAGAAGCTGTGATCACAGTTCCTGCTTATTTCAACGACAGCCAGCGTCAAGCAACCAAAGACGCAGGTAAAATTGCTGGTCTTGATGTGAAGCGGATCGTGAACGAGCCTACAGCAGCAGCCTTGGCCTACGGTCTTGATAAAAAAGCTGACGAAAAAGTGGTCGTGTTCGACTTTGGTGGTGGTACGTTCGACGTCTCCATTCTTGAAGTTGGTGAGAACGTTGTTGAGGTTCTAGCAACAGGTGGTAACAACCACCTTGGTGGTGATAACGTCGACGAAATCCTAATTGACCACCTTGTGAAGACTTTCAAGTCAGAAACTGGTGTTGACGTGACTGGCGATCCAATGGCTATGCAGCGTCTGAAAGAAGCCGCGGAAAAAGCCAAGATCGAGCTTTCTTCGGCACAGTCAACAGACATCAATCTACCGTTCTTGACTGCTGATCAATCAGGACCGAAGCACTTGAACGTGGCGCTAACACGCTCACAGTTTGAGCAGCTGATCTCTAGCCTGATCGACAAGACTCTTGAGCCTTGTAAGCAGGTGATCAAGGATGCTGGTTTATCTACAAGCGAGATCGATGAAGTTATCCTTGTCGGTGGTTCGACACGAATTCCTCTTGTACAGCAGCGCGTGAAGGACTTTTTCAACAAAGAGCCTAACAAGACAGTAAACCCAGATGAGGTTGTTGGTATCGGTGCTGCAGTTCAGGGTGGTGTTCTTGCTGGTGACGTGAAGGATGTTCTACTTCTAGATGTAACACCTCTTACCTTGGGTATCGAAACTCTTGGTGGAGTTATGACGAAGCTAATTGAGCGTAATACAACGATTCCTCACAAGAAGAGTCAAGTATTCTCGACAGCTGCAGATAATCAAACATCCGTGGAGATTAATGTCCTCCAAGGTGAGCGAGAGATGGCAACGGATAACCGCCAGCTAGCACGATTCACCCTTCAGGATATTCCTCCTGCACCTCGTGGGGTTCCACAGGTTGAAGTAACCTTCGATATCGATGCGAACGGTATCCTTTCCGTATCCGCAAAGGATCTAGGGACTGGTAAAGAGCAGAAGATTACTGTCGAAGCAGCAACTAAGATCGACGATAACGAGATCGATCGTATGGTTAAAGAAGCTGAGTCCAACAAAGAGGCTGACCAGGTCAAGCGCGAAGCTGCGGAAGCTAAAAATGGTCTCGACTCTTTGATCTTTACAACTGAAAAGTCTCTAGCAGATGCTGGTGACAAGGTTCCTGCGGACCTTAAGACCGAAGTTGAAGCAGCCCTAGCTTCTGCTAAAGAGAAGCTTAATAGCACTGATGTGAGTGCTCTCAAAGCAGCTAAAGAAGAGCTGGAAAGTAAGACTCACAAGCTTGCGGAAATCATGTATAAGCAAGCTGGTGCTGAAGGTCAGCAAGCACCTGGACAAGGGCCTGCTGGTGGTGCGCAAGACTCAGGTAACAAGTCCGACCCTAACGTGGTGGACGCTGAGTTTGAAGAAGGTAAGTAA
- a CDS encoding response regulator transcription factor, translating into MDQALNILVVDDSQILRQDLRNRFESLGHRVVGEAENGLEALDLIKELSPDLVSLDIIMPEMDGLECYRIMRSLSYPPRCLIVSALADEPRVIETYEKEIEPNHYASKTCSLDELAEKLSHVMAMPPLPIPESHE; encoded by the coding sequence ATGGATCAAGCTCTCAACATACTCGTTGTAGATGACTCACAAATACTACGACAAGATCTAAGAAACCGCTTTGAAAGCCTAGGTCACCGTGTCGTCGGAGAAGCAGAAAACGGCTTGGAAGCTTTGGATTTAATCAAGGAACTAAGCCCTGACTTAGTTTCCTTAGACATCATTATGCCTGAAATGGATGGTTTGGAGTGCTATCGCATTATGCGGAGCCTTTCGTATCCACCACGGTGTTTGATCGTATCGGCTTTGGCGGATGAACCTAGGGTCATCGAAACCTATGAAAAAGAAATTGAGCCAAATCACTATGCTTCAAAAACTTGTTCCCTTGATGAATTAGCAGAGAAATTAAGCCACGTGATGGCAATGCCACCGCTGCCCATTCCAGAGAGTCATGAATAG
- a CDS encoding ComEC/Rec2 family competence protein: protein MLEFIASFYIFALLAKHYSDSIWVGSLAWPIYPIAALIILYFRDRFHRVAVKCVTIALGAIWGWGSYRVQIPLVVNDCAVVSKQGLGLEGPWLVACSKGDWLAFADTKKGQIGVLTCSNRSCRFKGMEDSPVGSSLVSSWRRDWRARQAMVLDHQIPSDLLYIYRGVILGMSREYHYYKDLFKTLGIYHLLVLSGFHMSLVFKFVGGLVAQIPKSLYVLTLISPRLWRWVKNWVFPTQVSSVIIASYFLGFSVPCQRACLTSILGHKQWLGSGLSLNHRLLLVHFIHLFLAPYAALSMSFALTWLIYLVLVSRDSGKTWMNAVISQVMISAILLVFLPSITVLSILINLLLAPFFALLLSSIFGAYLWVTWGDSASYVFEGQRMLLSLFQWLDQFATWDLSLSPSEELKVLLLGVLLIKIFSDLLRKQD, encoded by the coding sequence ATGCTAGAGTTTATTGCTTCGTTTTACATTTTCGCTTTGCTAGCAAAGCACTATTCGGATTCCATATGGGTCGGAAGTTTGGCTTGGCCGATTTACCCAATTGCTGCCCTCATTATATTATATTTTCGCGACCGATTTCATCGTGTGGCTGTGAAGTGCGTGACGATTGCACTAGGAGCTATTTGGGGCTGGGGCAGTTACCGGGTGCAAATACCATTAGTCGTTAATGATTGCGCTGTTGTATCCAAACAAGGTCTGGGCTTGGAAGGGCCATGGCTGGTTGCTTGTTCCAAGGGAGATTGGCTAGCCTTTGCAGATACCAAGAAAGGCCAAATTGGAGTTTTAACTTGCTCGAATCGAAGCTGTCGCTTCAAAGGTATGGAAGATTCTCCAGTTGGTTCAAGTTTGGTAAGTAGCTGGCGTCGTGATTGGCGAGCCCGACAGGCGATGGTTCTTGACCATCAGATTCCATCTGATCTTTTGTACATCTATCGAGGAGTGATTCTCGGCATGAGCCGGGAGTATCATTATTACAAAGATCTTTTTAAAACTTTGGGTATTTATCATCTGCTTGTTCTCTCGGGCTTTCATATGAGTTTGGTATTCAAGTTTGTAGGTGGCCTTGTGGCTCAGATACCTAAGTCACTCTATGTTTTGACTCTGATTTCGCCGAGGCTCTGGCGGTGGGTCAAGAACTGGGTTTTCCCAACACAAGTATCTTCAGTTATTATTGCTTCTTACTTTCTGGGGTTCTCAGTTCCTTGCCAGAGGGCTTGCCTTACGAGCATTTTAGGACACAAACAGTGGCTTGGTTCTGGGTTGAGCCTGAATCATCGATTGCTATTGGTGCACTTTATTCATTTGTTTTTAGCCCCTTACGCGGCTCTGTCAATGTCATTCGCACTGACTTGGCTGATTTACTTGGTTCTTGTAAGTCGTGATTCTGGCAAGACCTGGATGAACGCTGTTATAAGCCAGGTGATGATATCAGCAATCCTATTGGTCTTTCTGCCTTCAATTACAGTCTTAAGTATCCTGATAAACTTGCTGTTAGCTCCCTTCTTTGCGTTGCTGCTTAGCTCGATCTTTGGCGCCTACTTGTGGGTGACGTGGGGCGACTCCGCCTCGTATGTGTTCGAAGGGCAACGGATGCTACTTTCGTTGTTCCAATGGCTGGATCAATTCGCAACGTGGGATCTGTCGTTGAGCCCTAGCGAGGAGTTGAAGGTTCTACTTCTTGGGGTTCTTCTAATAAAAATTTTTTCTGATTTATTGCGGAAACAAGACTAG
- a CDS encoding tetratricopeptide repeat protein encodes MSTSSYLSHYPNLEQWYFHKGLQDENRTLFRLCRSLNAEGFNEVCDNISFFFLNLTNLSENDLIETLEDLETYCSAMKTNYHNLVVQIVERSIKEDCWQSLYSSLSALARKSKMSIYCFMSAWMALNTDKREDCLEFYELSDQKNADFHSLLGQAYIELEQFDKAHRCFELSTEMAPLDPIHWFWHAKSAFTLGLTDEAWQSAKECQNLLPHNAEACVLLGMITTEIDGPRQSQLEVAWNALWPLIDHVEDPGFLAQLMFGIGFKMSDESYTHALIEKINFKRLARNTEFIGKLGSILRELASKPWPETNRLFLEKYQEALRA; translated from the coding sequence TTGAGCACAAGCAGCTACCTATCTCACTACCCAAACCTTGAGCAGTGGTACTTTCATAAGGGCCTGCAAGACGAAAACCGAACTCTGTTTCGCCTTTGCCGCTCCCTGAATGCCGAGGGGTTCAACGAAGTCTGTGACAATATTTCATTTTTCTTTTTGAATTTGACGAACTTGTCTGAAAACGACCTTATTGAAACCTTGGAAGATTTAGAGACTTACTGTAGCGCTATGAAGACCAACTATCACAATCTAGTTGTTCAAATTGTAGAACGAAGTATTAAAGAAGATTGCTGGCAGTCGCTATATAGCTCCCTATCTGCTCTAGCAAGAAAATCAAAAATGTCAATCTATTGCTTTATGTCAGCGTGGATGGCCCTCAACACCGATAAACGTGAAGATTGCCTAGAATTCTACGAGCTATCAGATCAAAAGAACGCCGACTTTCACAGTCTACTCGGTCAAGCATATATTGAGCTTGAACAGTTCGACAAGGCCCATCGATGCTTCGAGCTATCCACAGAGATGGCGCCACTCGATCCCATCCATTGGTTTTGGCATGCAAAGTCGGCCTTCACTTTGGGACTTACTGACGAGGCATGGCAATCAGCAAAAGAGTGCCAGAACCTTTTACCCCACAATGCTGAAGCTTGCGTGCTACTTGGAATGATTACGACAGAAATAGATGGACCTCGACAGAGCCAGTTAGAAGTCGCTTGGAATGCACTTTGGCCACTCATCGACCATGTGGAGGATCCTGGTTTCCTGGCTCAGCTCATGTTTGGCATCGGCTTTAAGATGAGCGATGAGAGCTACACTCACGCTCTCATCGAAAAAATCAACTTCAAGCGCCTTGCCAGAAATACAGAATTCATAGGGAAGTTAGGCTCAATCCTAAGGGAGCTAGCTAGTAAGCCATGGCCCGAGACAAACCGACTTTTCCTAGAAAAATATCAGGAAGCCCTCAGAGCATGA